One Cryptomeria japonica chromosome 9, Sugi_1.0, whole genome shotgun sequence genomic window carries:
- the LOC131045575 gene encoding LOW QUALITY PROTEIN: laccase-3 (The sequence of the model RefSeq protein was modified relative to this genomic sequence to represent the inferred CDS: substituted 1 base at 1 genomic stop codon): MVSELDAIRPTNITRLCENYTIVTVNGQLPGPTLYARNGDTLNITVINRAQHNATIHWHGIRQIRTAWSDGPGYITQCPIQPGGKFTYTFTIIDQEGTLWWHAHVSWLRATVHGAMVILPKKGSSYPFTHPHAENPLVLGEWWNSDPIEVEAQANLTGGAPNISDAFTINGQPGDLYSCSTSGTTKFAVQQGKTYLLRIVNAAVNNHLFFKVASHNLTVVSVDASYTKPYTTDILMLTSGQTTDVLLTANQVTAKYYIGAKVYTTQAEANIDNTTTTAIMSYVGSNATATPIIPELPIYNDTEIVTTFTQSLQSLASEEHPVGIPQSISDSSIITVGIGLHPCETGGTCSGPNNTRVTSSMNNVSFVLPEEAFPHTFASLHLQAYHFGVNGVFSTEFPSHPPVVYNYTGDVPKTLWAPVSKMRVKVIEYNATVQIVFQGTSIFQEDNHLMHIHGYDFYVVGEGFGNYNNDTDPSSFNLVDHPQXNIVGTPVNGWTAVRFKATNPGVWFVHCHFDDHVTWGLSMVLLVKNGHSELESLKGPPNDLPEC, from the exons ATGGTTTCAGAGCTGGATGCA ATTCGACCGACAAATATTACTCGGCTGTGTGAGAATTATACCATAGTCACAGTGAATGGACAGCTTCCCGGTCCAACTCTGTATGCTCGAAATGGCGACACACTTAATATTACAGTTATTAATAGAGCTCAGCACAATGCTACAATCCACTG GCATGGAATCAGACAGATTCGTACAGCATGGTCTGATGGACCTGGGTACATTACACAATGCCCTATCCAACCAGGGGGGAAATTTACGTACACATTCACCATTATTGATCAGGAAGGAACGTTGTGGTGGCATGCCCATGTGTCATGGCTCCGTGCAACAGTTCATGGAGCAATGGTCATCCTTCCAAAGAAGGGTAGCTCATACCCGTTTACCCACCCACATGCCGAGAATCCTCTAGTACTCG GGGAGTGGTGGAACAGTGATCCCATCGAAGTGGAAGCTCAAGCAAATCTGACTGGAGGTGCGCCGAATATCTCAGATGCTTTCACCATAAATGGACAGCCAGGAGACCTCTATTCCTGCTCAACATCAG GAACAACAAAGTTCGCTGTACAACAGGGAAAAACCTATCTTCTTCGTATTGTCAATGCTGCAGTCAATAATCACCTCTTTTTCAAGGTTGCATCACACAATCTTACAGTGGTATCCGTGGATGCCTCCTACACAAAGCCGTACACAACTGACATTCTCATGTTAACATCTGGTCAGACTACAGACGTTCTTCTCACAGCCAATCAAGTGACAGCCAAATACTATATTGGGGCCAAAGTATACACTACTCAAGCTGAAGCAAATATTGATAACACCACAACAACCGCCATTATGAGCTACGTGGGTTCTAATGCAACTGCCACTCCAATCATTCCAGAGCTTCCAATATAC AATGACACTGAAATTGTGACCACATTTACCCAATCCTTACAAAGCCTGGCTTCAGAGGAGCATCCGGTGGGCATTCCCCAAAGCATAAGCGACAGTAGTATCATAACCGTAGGAATTGGTTTACATCCTTGTGAAACCGGTGGTACCTGTAGTGGCCCTAACAATACCAGAGTCACATCCAGTATGAACAATGTATCTTTTGTGCTGCCAGAA gaagcgtttccgcacacctttgcttccttacatcTGCAAGCTTATCACTTCGGTGTTAATGGAGTCTTTAGCACCGAATTTCCTTCACATCCACCAGTTGTGTATAATTATACTGGTGATGTACCCAAAACCCTGTGGGCTCCAGTTTCTAAAATGAGGGTGAAAGTGATCGAATATAATGCCACAGTTCAGATTGTGTTCCAGGGAACCAGTATCTTCCAGGAAGATAACCATCTAATGCATATTCATGGTTATGACTTTTATGTTGTAGGAGAGGGTTTTGGAAATTATAATAATGATACAGATCCAAGCTCTTTCAACCTGGTCGATCATCCACAATGAAATATTGTGGGAACTCCTGTGAATGGATGGACTGCTGTCAGATTCAAAGCTACCAATCCAG GTGTTTGGTTCGTACATTGTCACTTTGATGATCATGTAACATGGGGGTTAAGCATGGTTTTACTAGTGAAGAACGGTCACAGTGAGCTCGAAAGTTTGAAGGGTCCTCCCAATGATCTCCCAGAATGCTAG